In the genome of Criblamydia sequanensis CRIB-18, one region contains:
- a CDS encoding peptide ABC transporter substrate-binding protein: MRFIIFILFGSLSCLLGCDGRKENSKNSEKMLRVAISQDPESIDPRKIRTVTAVGVSHMLYEGLMRFDAQGKVVPALAEKVEISKDKKTYTFTLNQSYWSNGDPITASDFAETYKSTLKPDFPAPNAYQLYVLKGAKLAKLGLQSPQEIGVMAKDEKTLVFELAESCPFFLSLAATHFMYPVHKSLREGGSVHATPITNGPFQVDNWQRSHRLTLKKNPNFWDSQSVPLENVSLQILDESTAYQMFKKNELEWTGSPLLAMPIDTLKSLMDSKKLSMAPALGSFWVRLNTKSPVFTSKNMRRAFGLSIDRKSLVEHVVYVGEPATGIVPKKMGLNPNPLFQDHDVAEAKNFYKKALDEDCVSPKDLKKITLCYLQSDKNHRIAQVLREDWKKNLHLEVLLQAIEPKLFYERLAKGDFDISLGGWVADIPDPINFLEIFKFKENTTNSTGWEMEEYQSLLDRSNQADKRERYELLSKAETLLIDEMPIIPLYHGVFGYLQNPNVQNVGVSDLGFMEIRNARVSQ; encoded by the coding sequence ATGCGTTTCATAATTTTTATTTTATTTGGCTCCCTTTCCTGCTTGCTTGGCTGTGATGGAAGAAAAGAAAACTCCAAAAATTCTGAAAAAATGCTTCGCGTAGCGATTAGCCAAGACCCAGAATCGATAGATCCAAGGAAGATACGAACCGTCACAGCAGTTGGCGTCTCCCATATGCTTTATGAAGGCCTAATGCGTTTTGATGCGCAAGGCAAAGTCGTTCCGGCCCTTGCTGAAAAAGTTGAGATCTCTAAAGACAAGAAGACCTATACTTTTACTTTAAACCAAAGCTATTGGTCTAATGGCGATCCCATAACGGCAAGTGATTTTGCTGAAACCTATAAAAGCACGCTTAAGCCTGATTTTCCGGCTCCCAATGCGTATCAACTCTATGTGTTAAAGGGAGCTAAGCTTGCGAAGCTTGGCCTACAATCCCCGCAAGAAATCGGGGTCATGGCAAAAGATGAAAAAACGTTAGTGTTTGAACTTGCTGAGAGCTGCCCTTTCTTTCTATCGCTTGCAGCCACCCATTTTATGTACCCTGTTCATAAGTCGTTAAGAGAAGGCGGGAGTGTGCATGCAACCCCTATCACAAATGGACCTTTTCAAGTCGATAATTGGCAAAGAAGCCATAGGCTAACCCTCAAAAAAAATCCTAATTTTTGGGATAGTCAATCGGTCCCTCTTGAAAACGTTTCGCTACAGATTCTAGATGAAAGCACCGCCTACCAAATGTTTAAAAAAAATGAATTGGAATGGACGGGCTCACCCCTTCTTGCCATGCCGATTGATACCCTTAAATCTCTTATGGACTCAAAAAAATTAAGCATGGCTCCGGCACTTGGAAGTTTTTGGGTAAGGCTTAATACGAAATCGCCTGTTTTCACATCGAAAAACATGAGACGAGCCTTCGGTCTTTCAATTGATAGAAAATCGCTTGTCGAACATGTCGTTTACGTGGGCGAGCCGGCAACAGGAATCGTTCCTAAAAAAATGGGGTTAAATCCCAACCCTCTTTTTCAAGACCATGACGTTGCAGAAGCTAAAAATTTTTATAAAAAAGCGCTTGATGAGGACTGCGTGAGCCCAAAAGATCTTAAGAAGATTACGCTTTGTTATTTGCAAAGCGATAAAAATCATAGGATCGCTCAAGTGTTGAGAGAGGACTGGAAAAAAAATCTTCATTTGGAAGTTCTGCTGCAAGCCATTGAGCCAAAGCTCTTTTATGAAAGGTTAGCCAAAGGTGATTTTGACATAAGTTTAGGCGGATGGGTAGCTGATATCCCGGATCCCATTAATTTTTTAGAGATTTTCAAATTTAAAGAGAACACAACAAATAGCACGGGCTGGGAAATGGAAGAATACCAATCCCTTCTTGATCGATCAAACCAAGCTGATAAAAGAGAGCGTTATGAACTGCTTTCAAAAGCTGAGACGCTCCTGATTGATGAAATGCCGATTATTCCCCTTTACCATGGGGTATTCGGCTATTTGCAAAATCCAAATGTACAAAATGTCGGAGTTTCAGATCTTGGCTTTATGGAGATTAGAAATGCGCGGGTTAGTCAATGA